AGACCAGGGAGCAGGCGGGAGTGGAGGCTTTACTTTCACAGCCGCTTCCAGTAAGTCATTTTCATCCGATTATTTTTGTTCCATGAAAAAAATTATTATTCTGTTGTGGGTATGCATGCTGGCCTCTTTTCTGCCGGGGGAATGCGCCGCCGCGGTAAAGCTGGCCTGTCTGGGGGACAGCATCACAGCCGGAATGCTGGTCAAAAAGGAAGACTGCTGGGTTTTCCGGATAGCCAAAGAACTGGACAAGAAGGCGGAAGTAGGAAACTTCGGCGTTTCCGCCCGGTGCCTGCTGTTCAGGGGAGACCGCCCCATCACGCGGGAGAAGGCTTATCAGGACGCTCTGGCGTTCAAGCCTGACGTGCTGCTCATCGGCCTGGGCACCAATGACAGCAAAAAGGTAAATTGGAGCCACAAGGATGATTTCGTGGACAATTACAAGGAGATCATCGCGGAGTTCCGCAAGCAGAATCCCAAACTGAAGGTATACTGCCTGCTGCCCATTCCGTCCCAGGAGGCCCGGGAAGGGGGAATCAGCAAGGAATGCATTGAAAAAGAGGTCATCCCGCTCATCCGGCAGGCGGCTAAAAGCACCAGGTCCAAAGTCATTGACCTGAACAAGGTCATGAAGGGCAGGGACAACCTGCTGGTGGACGGCGTGCATCCCAATGCGGAAGGGCATGGGCTCATGGCGGAGCACATTCTCCTGGTTCTCAAGGGAAAAGCCGTGGAATAACGGTCTGCCCCCTTTTTCCGGAGGCGTGGCCTTTTTAACAGGAAATGGCAGGGGATAAGCGGGCCTGACGGGCACCATGAGCCGGATTCCTTTTTACCCTGCCCCTTCCGTCCGTTCCGTGCGCCCCTGTCTTAAGACGGCACGGTTACCGGGAGGGCTGCCGCTTCTTTTCCGGCTGGTCCGGGATGGTGCCCTTGTGCGGGGAATCCTTTTTCTGGTAAATCCGGACGTAGTCTATTTCATACTTCTGAGGCAGGGGCAGTTTGTTCAGGTCGCCGCCGGTGGCGCCAAGAGCCAGGTTCAGGATGATGAAGTGGGGCTGCCGGAAGGGATTGTCTATTTCCTTGTAAACGGCGTTGATGGTGTTGTCCAGGGGGGTCTTGTTCAGCAGAATGTCGTCCGCATACAGGCGCACTTCCTTTTCGTCCCAGTCCATGCGGAAGACATGGAAGCTGTCCGCCCAGTCCGCGTGCTTTTCCAGAAGCCATTTCAGCGGCGTGTAGGTGGTGCTCCATTTCCCCACGTGTTTTTTGGGGGAGGCCCAGCAGAGGTTGGCCAGGTAAGTGGACTGGTAATACTCCATGATGTCTATTTCCCCGCACATGGGCCAGCCTTCCTTGACGCCCATGGTCCAGAATGCGGGCCACATGCCTTCCCGCGGGCTGAATTTGGCGCGGATTTCAAAGCGGCCGTACAGCCATGAGAATTTCCCGCGCGTGGTCAGGGAGGCGGAGGTATAGTCCGCTTCCTTCCGCGTGGTCTGCCAGCTCTTCCCTGCCGGATCGTAATGGGGATTGGCATGTTTTTCCTTTTTGCCTTCAATAATCAGCATTCCATCCTTGCAATAGGCGTTCTCCGGCTGGTACCACTGCGCCTCCTTATTGCGGACAAAACCATGTTCGTAATTCCATTTGGCGGGGTCCGGGCGTCCGTCCTTGTCGAACTCGTCGTGCCAGACGAGTTCGTAATCGGAATAATCCGCTTTTTCCACCACCCGGTCGGCGTTTTTGACGCCGTCCCCGTGGAGGGAGTAGAGTTGGGCGTGCAGGGGGGAGGCAAGGAGGGCCGTGCAGGCCAGAATTGGGAATAAGGAGGAAGAGTTCATGCGAAAGAAAAGAAGGTGTTTTTCTTGGTACGCAGGCACGGGTGTTTTTTTGTCATTTTTTATTGGAAAAGGGTGAAGCCATGAAAGCGGCTTGAGAAACGGGGGTCATGTGTTAGTGTCGTCTAACAGCATGGGGCCTTTGTCTGGTTCCGTAGCATCAACCCCTGATTTAACGATAATGGAAGAAAGGAATTATCTGGTTTCCGGCATGCACTGTGCGGGTTGTGCGGCCAAGGTGGAGCACGCTGTAGAGGAATTGGACGGTGTGGAACGCGTTGAGCTGAATTTGCTGACGGGGCGCATGGCCGTTGTGTTCCGGGAGCATGATTCTCCGGCCAGGGACCGTCTGGCGAAGGTAGTAGAGAAAGCCGGCTTCCACCTGGCGGACTGGCAGGGGGAACCGCTTTCCGGAGCGGAGGAGAAGGCGCGCGAGGAGGAAAACGGCGGGTCCCGCCTTGTCTGGTCCGTCCTGCTGCTCGTTCCGCTGATGTACCTGTCCATGGGCCCCATGTGGCATTGGCCCGTTCCGGGAGGGGGCTGGGGGCTCTGGTTGAATCTGTGGGCGCAGTGCATCCTGGCGGGTGCGGTTTTATGGCTGAACCGGCATTATTTGATCAATGGCGTCCGCCAGCTTGCCGCGCTGTCTCCCAACATGGATTCCCTGATCGCCATCGGCGCGGGGTCCGCCTTTTTGTACGGGCTGTTTCTGTTGATTGCGGGCCTGTGGCAGGGCGCCAATGTGGACGGGATGGAGTTGTATTTTGAGTCCGCGGCCATGATCGTCACCCTCATTTCCCTAGGGAAGTATCTGGAACGCCGCTCCTACCGGAAGACGAACGCCGCCGTGAAGGGACTGGTGAAGCTGGTTCCCCAGGAAGCCCTGGTGTGGCATGACGGCGCGGAACGCGCCGTCCCGCTGGATGAACTCCGGGCCGGGGACCTGGTGGTGGTAAAGACCGGGCAGAGGATTCCGGTGGACGGCCTCATTGAGGAAGGGCAGGCCGCGCTGGACGAATCCGACCTGACGGGGGAAAGCATGCCCGTGGACAAGACGGCCGGGGACCGGGTGATCAGCGGCACGTTCAACCGCGCCGGGTATCTTAAAATCCGTGCGGAGCGCGTGGGCAGGGATTCCACGCTGGCCCGCATGATCCGCTTGGTGGAGCAGGCCAGCCAGTCCAGGGCGCCCATTGCGCGGCTGGCGGACCGGGTGTGCTATTTCTTTGTCCCCACAGTGATTGCCATTGCGCTCATTGCGTTTGCCGCATGGCTGGTGGCCGGAGAGGGCTTTTCCTTTGCCCTTGCCAGGGCGATTGCGGTGCTGGTGATCTCCTGCCCCTGCGTTCTGGGCCTCGCCACCCCGATCGCCATCATGGTGGGTACGGGGCGGGGCGCGCGCCTGGGCATCCTGTGCAAGTCCGCCAGCGCCCTGGAGGCCCTGAGCCGCGTGGATACCGTCGTCTTTGACAAGACGGGCACCCTGACGGAAGGGGAGCCCCGGGTGGTGGCCGTTCTGCCGGAACAGGCCATGAATGCGGATGAACTGGTGGAGATGGCGGCGGCCCTGGAACAGGGCTCGGAACATCCGGTGGGTAAAGCCATTTATGACCATGCCCGGCTGCTGGACCTTCCCATACGCGCGGTGGCTGATTTGTCCATTGTCCCCGGCCGCGGCATTTCCGGTACGGTGGACGGCGTGCCTTACGCGGTGGGCAATCTCAGCTTCATGAAGGACAGGGGGATTTCATGGAGTGAGGAGGAGGCGCGCCTGCGGGAGTTCATGCGGCAGGGAGCCTCGCCGCTTTATGTGGGCAGGGAAGACCGTCCCGCCGGAGTGATCATGGTGGCGGATTCCCTGAAACCGGACAGCCGCGCGGCCGTGGACAATCTGAAGCGGATGAACCTGCGCGTGGTCATGCTGACGGGGGACAACGCCGCCACAGCCCGCCACATGGCGGGGGAACTCCACATTGATGAAGTCATTTCCGACGTGCTGCCGGATGAAAAGGCCACCCATGTGATGAAAATGGAGGAACGGGGGGACAAGGTGGCAATGGTGGGGGACGGCGTGAATGACGCCCCCGCGCTCGCCTGCGCCCGGGTAGGCATTTCCATGAAATCAGGAACAGAGCTGGCGATGGAGTCTTCCGACATCGTGCTGATGAAGAGCAATCCCGTGGGCGTGGCGGAAGCCCTTCAATTGGGCCGCTCCACGCTGCACATCATCAGGCAGAACCTCTTCTGGGCCTTCTTTTACAACATCATCGGCATTCCCCTGGCCGCCGGGTGCCTGTATCCCGCCTTCGGCCTTACGCTGAACCCCATGATTGCCGCCGGAGCCATGAGCCTGAGCTCCCTGTGCGTGGTGTTCAATTCCCTGCGGCTGCGCGGCTTCAAACCCCATCTGGAAAAATAAGGCAGTCACTTCCTGAACAAAGGGGATTTTGGTGTAACTTATTTATGTTCTATAATTTTGGATTGATTTTCTATTTCTTTCCTACTTGTCGGCGAGCCTGTTGAGATAGTACTATTTATTGGGTTTTTGTCTGAGACGGAAATACTTGCTTTATAATACTACGTAGCAGATGTTTTTTTACGTATCTTCTAAACCCAATGAATTCCTTTGTCGGATCCGAAGCATCGTCTATAAAATTACGAATACAAGATCCCAAACTGTTTTGTTGCTCTTTTGAAGTTTTAGCTCGTGTAAGTTCTTTGGTGATTTTTCTTTTTAGAGAATCTATGATCTTTTTCCGCCTTTCAACAATGGCTGGTCTAGATAGTTGACAAATTTCGATTGTTTTTCGATAGCGAGGATTATCCGAATCTATTTCTCCATTTTTTAGGAAAACAATGAAATTTTCAGGGTCTTCTAGTTCAGGATTTATAAGAATAGGTTTTTCAAACTTGTTTAATTCTGATGAAAGATTATTAAATTTGTGGTTGATATTTTTCTTTTTTCTAAAGAAAGGAGGAGTGATTGATTGTGTGCCCTCTAAAGGAAAATTGTCCAGTTTTTTTTGATTGCAAACAGGGCATGCCAATAATAAATTATCCCAACTAAATGCAAGCCAATAATATATTGATTTTGGACGATAGTGTTCTACATGAAACTGCTCTATTATCTGCTCGCAGTAGATACATTTCCCATGATGTATTGTTTTGAGCTTCTCCTTGATATCGGAGGCTCTGTAGCATTTATTATAATTTTCTGTAGGGATATATTTTTTTTGATTGATGAGTTCCTGCCGTTTTTGGTGTGTTTCTTCTGAAAGAAGAGAGGGAGGAATATCATTTAAGTCTTTATTGATTTTGATCATCTTCTTTTAAGATTTTGTCAATCAATATGTCTATGTCATTATCAGTGAGGAATTTTTTTCCTTGCCGATATTGTTCCTGTAATAATTTTTCCAGTTTTAGCTCAAGTCGATACTGAGCGTATGTACTTGCTGTCGTATAATTGTCCGTTTTTGGTTCCATCCGAGCACTCTCCAATCCAAACATGGGGGATGTGGCAAGAGTATTGATCATGAGATGATTGAGGTTTTTACGAAGGTAAGGCTCACTCAGTATTGTTTGCCCGTCTTGTCTGTATATTCTGTAAATGAGTGCTTCATCTGATGCTGCCTGAATGATCGTTGGGCTATGGGTTGTGAAAAAAAACTGGATATTAGGAAAGTGCTTTTTTAACTTTGGAACCAGTTTGAGCTGCCAGCGAGGGTGGATATGCAAGTCTATTTCATCAACAAGCACAACGCTTTTCTTATCGAAAATATTTTCTCCAGTTACTCCTTCTTCATGTACGAGTCTGTAAATCAGATCGACGATAAAGATAGTGATGCTTTTGTATCCTTCTGATAGTTCTTGAAATCGAAGTGGATTTCCACATTCCTTGAATACAGGGGTGCGCCCATTCCATTCAATAGTTATTTGCCGTTCCAGTATGTCAGATAGTACTTTTTGCAGCTTTTCTGTTGAGATGCGGGATTGATAGATGGCATCGTATTTTTTATTGTTCGCACAATCGTTTTCTTTGTCTTTAATGTGCTGCAACCAGTCCTCAGGAGAAGTTAGACAGATGTCATTGCTAAAGAGGGTCATGAATCCTTGGCGATCAGCATTCGTGCTGTCTGTTCTGGCTCTCTGCGCCCCATAGGCATAAACGCTTGGTAAATAATTTTTTCCTTTTGTTGAATAGATTGTTCCGCATTCATCAATGCCCGATGCCTCAAAGGAGGGTTTTTTTCTAAAGATATCAAGAACAGAAGAGAACTTTTCTTGGGCTTGTTGTTGGTCAAGATGTCCTTTTCGAAATGCTAAATAGAGAGCCATAAGCATGAGTGTTTTGCCATCACCATTTTCGCCCAGGAAGTAAATTTCCTTTGTTTTTGGAAAGTTGATTGAAATGTTCTTAAATGTGAAAAATTCACTAATACTTAAGCCTTGAATGTAATGTCCACGTTTTGTTCCATTGAGCCACGTTTGAAAGAAGCCATGTTCCACGCTGAAAGCATCGGCTATTTTATTTTCTTTGCAAATCTGAGGCATGTTTAGTTCTATTTCTTCTGCCGTCCATCCGCTCCAGAGAAGTCGGTTTTCAATAAGTTGCTTAAATAGAGGGCCCAGCTCAGGGTTTTGAAATACGACGGAAAAGTCATATGGTACTTCCGTTTTTCGCCGATATTCTGTGGAAGATGCACCAGATTCGAC
This DNA window, taken from Akkermansia muciniphila, encodes the following:
- a CDS encoding AAA family ATPase, with the protein product MVPLPSLKNLKTSWTKYSIVQVLDIIKSKDIRDAYIDGKEGITINQPNLKSFLGIKNINDEIPDFWDQLYNYPQEKMIFGMMALIMTHHKILKTFAELCASSLSDMKGIFICDEEKNKMLNYKEQTNVRSALVESGASSTEYRRKTEVPYDFSVVFQNPELGPLFKQLIENRLLWSGWTAEEIELNMPQICKENKIADAFSVEHGFFQTWLNGTKRGHYIQGLSISEFFTFKNISINFPKTKEIYFLGENGDGKTLMLMALYLAFRKGHLDQQQAQEKFSSVLDIFRKKPSFEASGIDECGTIYSTKGKNYLPSVYAYGAQRARTDSTNADRQGFMTLFSNDICLTSPEDWLQHIKDKENDCANNKKYDAIYQSRISTEKLQKVLSDILERQITIEWNGRTPVFKECGNPLRFQELSEGYKSITIFIVDLIYRLVHEEGVTGENIFDKKSVVLVDEIDLHIHPRWQLKLVPKLKKHFPNIQFFFTTHSPTIIQAASDEALIYRIYRQDGQTILSEPYLRKNLNHLMINTLATSPMFGLESARMEPKTDNYTTASTYAQYRLELKLEKLLQEQYRQGKKFLTDNDIDILIDKILKEDDQNQ
- a CDS encoding heavy metal translocating P-type ATPase; this encodes MEERNYLVSGMHCAGCAAKVEHAVEELDGVERVELNLLTGRMAVVFREHDSPARDRLAKVVEKAGFHLADWQGEPLSGAEEKAREEENGGSRLVWSVLLLVPLMYLSMGPMWHWPVPGGGWGLWLNLWAQCILAGAVLWLNRHYLINGVRQLAALSPNMDSLIAIGAGSAFLYGLFLLIAGLWQGANVDGMELYFESAAMIVTLISLGKYLERRSYRKTNAAVKGLVKLVPQEALVWHDGAERAVPLDELRAGDLVVVKTGQRIPVDGLIEEGQAALDESDLTGESMPVDKTAGDRVISGTFNRAGYLKIRAERVGRDSTLARMIRLVEQASQSRAPIARLADRVCYFFVPTVIAIALIAFAAWLVAGEGFSFALARAIAVLVISCPCVLGLATPIAIMVGTGRGARLGILCKSASALEALSRVDTVVFDKTGTLTEGEPRVVAVLPEQAMNADELVEMAAALEQGSEHPVGKAIYDHARLLDLPIRAVADLSIVPGRGISGTVDGVPYAVGNLSFMKDRGISWSEEEARLREFMRQGASPLYVGREDRPAGVIMVADSLKPDSRAAVDNLKRMNLRVVMLTGDNAATARHMAGELHIDEVISDVLPDEKATHVMKMEERGDKVAMVGDGVNDAPALACARVGISMKSGTELAMESSDIVLMKSNPVGVAEALQLGRSTLHIIRQNLFWAFFYNIIGIPLAAGCLYPAFGLTLNPMIAAGAMSLSSLCVVFNSLRLRGFKPHLEK
- a CDS encoding glycoside hydrolase family 16 protein; the protein is MNSSSLFPILACTALLASPLHAQLYSLHGDGVKNADRVVEKADYSDYELVWHDEFDKDGRPDPAKWNYEHGFVRNKEAQWYQPENAYCKDGMLIIEGKKEKHANPHYDPAGKSWQTTRKEADYTSASLTTRGKFSWLYGRFEIRAKFSPREGMWPAFWTMGVKEGWPMCGEIDIMEYYQSTYLANLCWASPKKHVGKWSTTYTPLKWLLEKHADWADSFHVFRMDWDEKEVRLYADDILLNKTPLDNTINAVYKEIDNPFRQPHFIILNLALGATGGDLNKLPLPQKYEIDYVRIYQKKDSPHKGTIPDQPEKKRQPSR
- a CDS encoding GDSL-type esterase/lipase family protein, which gives rise to MKKIIILLWVCMLASFLPGECAAAVKLACLGDSITAGMLVKKEDCWVFRIAKELDKKAEVGNFGVSARCLLFRGDRPITREKAYQDALAFKPDVLLIGLGTNDSKKVNWSHKDDFVDNYKEIIAEFRKQNPKLKVYCLLPIPSQEAREGGISKECIEKEVIPLIRQAAKSTRSKVIDLNKVMKGRDNLLVDGVHPNAEGHGLMAEHILLVLKGKAVE
- a CDS encoding HNH endonuclease, which gives rise to MIKINKDLNDIPPSLLSEETHQKRQELINQKKYIPTENYNKCYRASDIKEKLKTIHHGKCIYCEQIIEQFHVEHYRPKSIYYWLAFSWDNLLLACPVCNQKKLDNFPLEGTQSITPPFFRKKKNINHKFNNLSSELNKFEKPILINPELEDPENFIVFLKNGEIDSDNPRYRKTIEICQLSRPAIVERRKKIIDSLKRKITKELTRAKTSKEQQNSLGSCIRNFIDDASDPTKEFIGFRRYVKKHLLRSIIKQVFPSQTKTQ